One genomic segment of Brevibacillus laterosporus LMG 15441 includes these proteins:
- a CDS encoding ABC transporter ATP-binding protein, translating to MSMLHNITVGNPKMLIKPVVYTTLANLVGILPFILLVEVARLIFQPFTSSGVEMDFARLWWVCAGLGVSMVFLYLCELPAYRAQFRGAYNAAVDGRTRLAEHVRKLSLGFLNKRDPGDLANMMMGDISLVEHGISHVVPQMIGALIMPFLALIGLSILDWRMASAMFLVFPIAIALVLMTSKLQRKLGSQHMRAKIDAGNRLQEYLHGIRVIKAYNLTGEKFIRLENSCKELMKRSLLIEGLLGPIVLSAIACLRAGLTVMVIVGVHLLLGGSLDLMTFVTFLLVGTRIFEPLTVALINYAEFRYHEQAGERIVQLLHEPIMSGELLPPECHDIELNNVTFGYQDKAVLREVSLRLQADSFTALVGPSGSGKSTVLRLIARFYDPDQGTVTLGGEDIRRMNPEELLRKVSMVFQDVYLFQDTIANNIRFGKSDASQHEIEEAARLACCHDFIAKLPQGYDTLVGEGGSTLSGGEKQRISIARAILKNAPIVLLDEATASLDPENEAEIQKAIDQLVRGRTVIAIAHRLKTVKAASQIVVLENGQIKEQGKHDELLALGGLYARMWRLQQEARGWGVSN from the coding sequence ATGAGCATGTTGCACAACATCACAGTGGGTAATCCTAAAATGCTGATTAAACCAGTCGTCTATACCACATTGGCTAACCTCGTAGGAATTCTGCCATTTATACTATTGGTAGAAGTAGCACGTCTGATCTTCCAGCCTTTCACCAGCTCAGGTGTGGAAATGGATTTTGCAAGGCTATGGTGGGTATGCGCAGGTCTGGGGGTGTCCATGGTCTTCTTATATCTGTGTGAGCTTCCGGCATACCGAGCACAATTTCGTGGAGCTTATAACGCAGCGGTGGATGGAAGAACAAGGTTGGCAGAACATGTAAGAAAGCTTTCGCTGGGATTTTTAAACAAACGTGACCCAGGGGACCTTGCCAACATGATGATGGGAGATATCTCATTAGTAGAGCATGGGATTTCTCATGTTGTTCCACAGATGATCGGCGCACTCATTATGCCTTTTCTTGCTCTGATCGGGCTGTCTATATTAGACTGGCGCATGGCGTCGGCTATGTTTTTGGTATTTCCAATAGCGATCGCCCTAGTGCTCATGACTTCTAAATTACAACGCAAGCTTGGCAGTCAGCATATGCGAGCCAAGATAGATGCGGGTAATCGTTTGCAGGAATATTTACACGGAATTCGAGTGATTAAGGCCTATAATTTGACTGGTGAAAAATTTATACGTTTGGAGAACTCATGTAAAGAGTTGATGAAGCGCAGTCTCCTAATCGAGGGTCTGCTTGGACCGATTGTATTGAGCGCAATTGCATGCTTACGAGCAGGACTTACTGTCATGGTGATTGTAGGTGTTCATTTATTGCTTGGAGGCAGTCTTGATCTCATGACATTTGTTACTTTCTTACTTGTTGGTACACGAATTTTCGAGCCCTTAACAGTTGCGCTTATCAATTATGCAGAATTTCGTTATCACGAGCAGGCAGGGGAACGAATTGTGCAATTGTTACATGAGCCAATTATGTCTGGAGAGCTTTTGCCCCCAGAGTGCCACGATATTGAATTAAACAACGTTACCTTTGGCTATCAGGATAAAGCTGTGCTGCGTGAGGTGAGCTTACGTTTGCAGGCAGACTCTTTTACCGCATTGGTCGGACCGTCAGGAAGCGGGAAAAGTACGGTTCTTCGCTTGATTGCTCGCTTTTATGATCCTGATCAGGGGACAGTTACCCTGGGAGGCGAGGATATCCGCCGTATGAACCCTGAGGAGCTATTACGCAAGGTATCTATGGTTTTTCAGGATGTGTATCTGTTTCAAGATACCATTGCAAATAACATTAGATTTGGCAAAAGTGATGCATCCCAGCATGAGATTGAGGAGGCGGCTAGACTCGCCTGCTGCCATGATTTTATCGCAAAGCTACCACAGGGATATGATACGTTGGTGGGAGAGGGCGGAAGTACGCTTTCAGGAGGCGAAAAGCAACGAATCTCGATTGCACGAGCTATTTTAAAAAACGCTCCCATTGTTTTATTGGATGAAGCAACTGCATCACTGGATCCTGAGAATGAGGCGGAGATTCAAAAGGCTATTGACCAGCTTGTGCGAGGGAGAACTGTCATTGCGATTGCTCATCGGCTAAAAACAGTGAAGGCAGCAAGCCAAATCGTTGTGTTGGAGAACGGACAGATCAAAGAGCAGGGGAAACATGACGAACTCCTCGCGTTAGGCGGGCTGTATGCACGCATGTGGAGATTGCAACAAGAAGCTCGTGGATGGGGTGTATCTAATTAA
- a CDS encoding class I SAM-dependent methyltransferase yields the protein MKSTGNQDYIPALKFHWLTRLYDPSLWGMKEIAFKGHLVSQANLMPEQRILDLACGTGTLTLMLKQAQPHAEVIGLDADPNILSIARNKAEEQQVALTFRQGMSYELPFEDNHLDHVFSSLFFHHLSREMKRSTLQELWRTLRPGGEVHIIDFGKPHNVVMRAAFFTVQLLDGFETTADHVTDVLPELFKDTGFENVRPIGDFKTRAGSLRAYSARKPA from the coding sequence ATGAAAAGCACAGGAAATCAAGACTATATTCCGGCTTTAAAATTTCATTGGTTGACCCGATTGTATGACCCTTCGTTGTGGGGAATGAAGGAAATAGCCTTCAAAGGGCATCTTGTGAGTCAAGCGAATTTGATGCCAGAGCAACGCATCTTGGATTTGGCTTGCGGAACAGGTACCTTGACTCTTATGCTCAAGCAGGCACAGCCACATGCAGAAGTAATTGGACTAGATGCCGATCCTAACATACTATCCATAGCTAGAAATAAGGCAGAGGAACAACAGGTAGCTCTTACCTTTCGACAAGGAATGTCGTATGAGCTTCCCTTTGAGGATAATCACCTCGATCATGTTTTTTCTAGTCTGTTCTTCCATCATCTGTCTCGGGAGATGAAGCGTAGTACGCTGCAAGAATTATGGCGAACCCTGCGTCCGGGTGGAGAAGTGCACATCATTGACTTTGGTAAGCCTCATAATGTAGTAATGAGGGCAGCGTTTTTTACCGTGCAGCTATTAGATGGCTTTGAAACTACAGCAGATCATGTTACAGACGTTCTTCCTGAACTTTTTAAAGACACCGGGTTTGAGAATGTTCGACCAATAGGTGATTTTAAGACAAGAGCAGGCTCCCTTCGTGCCTACTCAGCAAGAAAACCCGCCTAA
- a CDS encoding radical SAM/SPASM domain-containing protein produces the protein MKTFKKMYIEITSVCNLACSFCPQTGRQARFIKLDTFTNILDQIKPHTKHIYLHVKGEPLLHPKIDQLLDVSHEKGFKVNITTNGTLIQKNRAKLLGKPALRQMNFSLHSFDGHEGSVDRDKYLSNILSFVREAAEHNVIISFRLWNLDKDNATNLQRNRNRETLEMLEKEFNLDYKIEEKVIPGSGVKIAERIYLNQDHEFEWPSLHAPEDDGKGFCHALRTQAGILVDGTVVPCCLDGEGVINLGNVQTTPFSEIVESERANNLFDGFSRREAVEELCRKCGYRKRFGA, from the coding sequence TTGAAGACATTTAAAAAGATGTACATTGAAATTACTAGTGTTTGCAATCTTGCCTGTAGCTTCTGTCCACAAACAGGTCGACAAGCTAGGTTTATTAAGCTAGACACGTTTACCAATATTTTGGATCAAATTAAACCACATACAAAGCACATCTATCTTCATGTGAAGGGCGAACCGCTCCTGCATCCTAAAATTGATCAATTGCTAGATGTAAGCCATGAAAAGGGATTTAAGGTCAACATTACGACAAACGGAACCCTTATTCAAAAGAATCGTGCCAAGCTACTGGGTAAGCCAGCCCTGCGTCAAATGAACTTCTCGTTGCATAGCTTTGATGGTCATGAAGGCTCTGTTGATCGTGATAAATATTTATCCAACATTCTATCCTTTGTTCGAGAGGCGGCGGAGCATAATGTAATCATATCCTTTCGTCTCTGGAATCTGGATAAAGATAACGCAACGAATCTTCAAAGAAATAGGAACAGAGAGACCTTAGAGATGCTGGAAAAAGAATTTAATCTGGACTATAAGATTGAAGAAAAAGTAATTCCGGGTAGCGGGGTTAAGATTGCTGAACGAATTTATCTCAATCAGGATCATGAATTTGAATGGCCGAGCTTACACGCGCCCGAGGATGATGGAAAAGGCTTTTGCCATGCCCTTCGTACTCAAGCAGGAATCCTCGTGGATGGAACGGTTGTGCCGTGCTGTTTGGATGGGGAAGGTGTGATTAATTTGGGCAATGTCCAAACTACACCTTTCTCTGAAATCGTAGAGAGCGAGAGAGCAAACAATCTTTTTGACGGATTCTCAAGACGCGAGGCTGTTGAGGAATTATGCAGAAAGTGTGGATATCGAAAGCGGTTTGGAGCTTAG
- a CDS encoding ABC transporter substrate-binding protein, producing the protein MLRKKSFFFITAMLIMLLVLMTACGNTSSTTSNSASTAKEKETTAEGMRSFETKKGVVNIPVKPKRIVTDFYGGELLSVGANVVGVEPTAFKNPFLTDLLKGATDIGEPISTEKTLQLKPDLIVVMKDENYEALSKIAPTLHIPYGTATNIYETVRLFGDIAGEKEKAEEFIAAFDKKAAEGRQKLKGVIDENATFGLYELTDKGELWIFGDNAGRGGQAIYNALKLKMPHAKNKAEEQTLQLSMEMLPQYAADYMFLTTYDPEKKGEALKQLKSSAVWKNLKASKNNTLFYNDFDTFYRYDPIAITGQIDLIVDMLLERSKETKK; encoded by the coding sequence ATGTTAAGGAAAAAGTCATTCTTCTTCATTACAGCGATGCTTATCATGCTGTTGGTTCTGATGACTGCTTGTGGCAACACGAGTAGTACGACAAGCAATAGTGCTTCTACAGCAAAGGAAAAGGAAACAACTGCTGAGGGAATGCGCAGCTTTGAAACGAAAAAGGGAGTTGTAAACATTCCTGTAAAGCCAAAACGAATCGTTACTGATTTTTACGGTGGGGAATTGCTTTCTGTGGGAGCAAATGTTGTCGGTGTTGAGCCAACTGCTTTCAAAAATCCGTTCTTAACCGATCTTCTCAAAGGGGCTACTGATATCGGAGAGCCTATTAGTACAGAGAAAACATTGCAGCTAAAGCCTGATTTGATTGTTGTTATGAAGGATGAAAACTATGAAGCATTATCCAAAATTGCTCCTACCCTGCACATCCCATATGGGACGGCCACTAACATCTATGAAACAGTTAGATTGTTTGGTGACATTGCTGGGGAAAAGGAAAAGGCAGAGGAATTTATCGCTGCATTTGATAAAAAGGCGGCGGAGGGTCGCCAGAAGCTAAAGGGTGTTATTGACGAGAATGCTACCTTTGGACTTTATGAGCTGACCGATAAGGGAGAGCTGTGGATTTTCGGAGATAACGCTGGTCGAGGCGGACAGGCAATCTATAACGCACTGAAGCTTAAAATGCCGCATGCCAAGAATAAAGCGGAGGAACAGACGCTACAGCTATCTATGGAAATGCTACCGCAGTATGCTGCCGATTACATGTTCTTGACAACCTATGATCCTGAGAAAAAGGGAGAAGCATTAAAGCAATTAAAATCCTCAGCCGTTTGGAAAAATCTAAAAGCGTCTAAAAACAATACGTTATTCTATAACGATTTTGATACGTTTTATCGCTATGATCCAATCGCTATTACTGGACAGATAGATCTAATCGTTGACATGCTGTTGGAAAGAAGCAAGGAAACTAAAAAGTAG
- a CDS encoding YbaK/EbsC family protein, whose translation MSLERVKSYFAQYGMEDRIIEVPKSSATVELAAQALHCEPQRIAKTLSFTLESKVILIVAAGDGKIDNQKYKRQFGEKAKMLDASEVETQIGHAVGGVCPFAVNKGVDVYLDQSLKRFTTVFPACGSANSAIELTIEELEEYSQYIEWIDVCKGWADSN comes from the coding sequence ATGTCGCTAGAAAGAGTCAAATCATATTTTGCACAATATGGTATGGAAGATAGAATTATAGAGGTTCCAAAATCTAGTGCAACAGTAGAACTGGCAGCACAAGCCTTACACTGTGAGCCACAGAGAATCGCAAAAACACTTTCTTTTACATTAGAGAGCAAGGTTATACTGATTGTTGCAGCAGGTGACGGTAAAATTGATAATCAGAAATATAAACGCCAGTTTGGAGAAAAAGCGAAAATGCTTGACGCAAGTGAAGTAGAAACCCAAATTGGTCATGCGGTAGGCGGTGTATGCCCATTTGCAGTCAATAAAGGCGTTGATGTTTATTTAGATCAATCACTGAAACGCTTTACAACGGTTTTTCCTGCCTGCGGTAGTGCAAATAGTGCCATTGAATTAACGATAGAAGAGTTGGAAGAGTACTCGCAATATATAGAGTGGATTGATGTATGTAAAGGGTGGGCGGATTCAAACTAG
- a CDS encoding sodium-dependent transporter: MKQTEQWTSKLGFIMAAAGSAIGLGAIWKFPYIAGKSGGGAFFLIFILFTVLIGLPLLIAEFMIGRSTQKQAIQAFKNIAPNTGWHWIGRLGVGTCFILLSFYSVVGGWILIYLFRGITGQIIAPQQNYAALFTETIGNPVWAIVGHFAFMFITIFVVSKGVQNGIEKASKYMLPALFILFLALIIRSLTLDGAMKGVTFFLQPDFSKITSESILFAMGQSFFAISIGISIMITYSSYLNKKESLPRSAITIVGLNLFVSLFAGLAIFPAVFSLGMEPTEGPGLLFIILPSVFSQIPFGSFFLTVFLALFTFATLTSAFSLLETVVSALANGQQERRKKLAWVMGLCIFLVGIPSALSFGIWSDITIFGKNIFDAVDFFSLNILMPLGALLISIFVSFKMEKKILEAEFFVGGNYGKTLFTCWAFLLRFVAPIAIIIVFLNAVGIIQF; encoded by the coding sequence ATGAAACAGACGGAGCAATGGACGTCGAAATTAGGATTTATCATGGCAGCAGCAGGCTCTGCGATTGGCCTTGGCGCAATATGGAAGTTCCCATATATTGCTGGAAAGAGCGGGGGAGGAGCATTCTTTTTAATCTTTATCTTGTTTACTGTATTAATAGGCCTTCCGCTATTGATAGCTGAATTTATGATAGGGCGTAGTACACAAAAACAAGCAATTCAAGCTTTTAAAAATATTGCACCAAATACAGGATGGCACTGGATTGGACGTCTTGGGGTAGGTACTTGCTTTATTTTGCTATCATTCTACAGTGTTGTTGGCGGTTGGATATTAATCTATTTATTCAGAGGAATTACAGGACAGATTATTGCACCACAGCAAAATTATGCGGCGCTATTTACAGAAACAATTGGGAACCCAGTTTGGGCCATTGTCGGGCATTTTGCCTTTATGTTTATTACGATATTTGTTGTATCAAAAGGTGTACAAAATGGAATTGAAAAAGCAAGTAAATACATGCTACCAGCATTGTTCATTCTATTTTTGGCTCTTATTATTCGTTCATTAACACTTGATGGTGCAATGAAGGGTGTTACGTTTTTCTTACAACCTGATTTCTCAAAAATTACTTCAGAAAGTATTTTATTCGCAATGGGTCAATCATTCTTTGCGATTAGTATTGGGATTTCCATTATGATTACGTATAGCTCTTATTTAAATAAAAAAGAAAGCTTGCCACGATCAGCCATAACGATTGTTGGATTGAATTTATTTGTTTCTCTTTTTGCCGGCCTTGCTATTTTTCCAGCAGTATTTTCATTGGGAATGGAACCAACAGAGGGACCGGGATTGCTATTTATCATTTTGCCATCCGTGTTTAGCCAGATTCCATTTGGAAGCTTCTTCTTAACCGTATTTCTTGCACTATTCACCTTTGCAACTTTAACATCTGCATTTTCTTTACTTGAAACAGTTGTTTCAGCGCTAGCGAATGGACAGCAAGAAAGAAGAAAAAAATTAGCATGGGTAATGGGGCTTTGCATTTTCTTAGTTGGTATTCCGTCAGCACTTTCATTTGGTATATGGAGTGATATTACCATCTTTGGTAAAAACATTTTTGATGCAGTAGACTTTTTCTCACTTAATATTTTAATGCCACTTGGAGCTTTGCTAATTAGTATTTTCGTTTCATTTAAAATGGAGAAAAAGATACTAGAAGCTGAATTCTTCGTAGGTGGAAACTACGGAAAGACTCTGTTTACTTGCTGGGCATTCTTGCTTCGATTTGTTGCTCCAATTGCGATTATTATTGTTTTTTTGAATGCGGTTGGTATTATTCAGTTTTAA
- a CDS encoding nucleotidyltransferase domain-containing protein — translation MDEKIPKKIRPLLQEYSDVLLSELTDVIEGIYLYGSIALQAFDEHKSDIDFMTIVKRRLTHEELERVSKLHHKLKKDNPLAQKLDGMYISLDDIGRDNKSLQPYPCCASGVFKKEGHWDSNHVTWWTLKHYGITIAGKRINELGIATEWQDVHATMHYNINEYWAKKGKSRIFFLFDEWIEDAVVTLCRIYYTLKDQEIIPKNKAVEHALQALPSDWHLLLRETLRIRNRKNEPSYFSSRIKRARETRNFIAYMITFCNLHFFTNDSHLEL, via the coding sequence ATGGATGAAAAGATACCAAAAAAGATTAGACCTTTATTACAAGAGTATAGTGACGTATTACTGTCTGAATTAACTGATGTGATAGAAGGGATTTATTTATATGGTTCGATCGCTTTGCAAGCATTTGATGAGCATAAAAGTGATATAGATTTCATGACAATTGTAAAAAGAAGATTAACGCACGAAGAGCTTGAAAGAGTAAGCAAGCTACATCATAAGCTAAAGAAGGATAATCCACTTGCCCAAAAATTAGACGGTATGTATATCAGCCTTGATGACATTGGACGAGATAATAAATCCTTACAGCCTTACCCATGCTGCGCTAGTGGAGTTTTTAAAAAAGAGGGGCACTGGGATAGCAATCATGTGACGTGGTGGACATTAAAGCATTATGGAATAACGATTGCGGGTAAAAGGATAAATGAATTAGGAATTGCTACAGAGTGGCAGGATGTTCATGCGACAATGCATTATAACATAAATGAATATTGGGCCAAAAAGGGGAAAAGCCGGATTTTTTTCTTGTTTGATGAGTGGATTGAAGACGCTGTAGTAACCTTGTGCCGCATTTATTACACCTTAAAGGATCAAGAAATTATTCCAAAGAATAAAGCAGTAGAGCATGCACTTCAAGCGCTGCCCTCTGACTGGCACCTACTTCTTAGAGAAACCTTGAGAATTCGTAACAGAAAAAATGAACCATCGTATTTTTCTTCCAGAATAAAGAGAGCGCGAGAAACAAGGAATTTCATAGCATACATGATTACTTTTTGTAATCTGCATTTTTTTACGAATGATAGTCATTTGGAATTATAG
- a CDS encoding restriction endonuclease, whose protein sequence is MEWMFFLLLILIIGVVIFLKFGSFLKKSPNTRQITNDIDPLSIDIHDIDNMLDGSEFEIYLYRLFHALGYKEVYKTVGSRDFGADLVFTDRSGVRNVVQAKRYKIDNLVGISGVQEVYSSMRFYKAKKSILIATSTYTDSCETLAGINHVKLLDRTDLISIIVAFKQGDLEKAKNIIEAEPRVILDSWTDYTDSSREMKKDKRAEKLIRGI, encoded by the coding sequence ATGGAATGGATGTTTTTCTTGCTTTTGATTCTGATTATAGGTGTTGTAATATTTCTGAAATTCGGGAGTTTCCTCAAAAAATCCCCAAATACGAGACAAATAACGAATGATATTGATCCATTGTCTATCGATATCCATGATATAGATAACATGCTGGATGGCTCAGAATTTGAGATCTATTTGTATAGACTGTTTCATGCATTAGGCTATAAAGAGGTGTATAAAACAGTCGGGAGCAGAGACTTTGGGGCTGACTTAGTATTTACAGATCGCTCTGGGGTTCGCAATGTTGTGCAAGCGAAACGTTATAAGATTGATAATTTAGTAGGAATTAGTGGTGTGCAAGAGGTATATTCCTCGATGAGATTTTATAAAGCGAAGAAGTCCATTTTGATTGCAACATCTACCTATACGGATTCATGTGAGACTCTGGCAGGGATTAACCATGTAAAATTGTTAGATCGTACGGATTTAATCTCCATTATCGTAGCTTTCAAACAAGGGGATTTAGAAAAGGCAAAAAATATAATTGAAGCAGAGCCGAGAGTAATTTTGGACTCATGGACTGATTATACAGATTCAAGTCGAGAAATGAAAAAGGATAAAAGGGCGGAAAAGCTAATACGAGGAATATGA
- a CDS encoding AraC family transcriptional regulator: MIVQAENTELTDFNANVLHQILGHSSVEPYEHCGRIPSHLGEGHFSCMQLRDGMELQMSDMILYENVSFDVGIRYPHLELAFTLDGGGYFSVEGQNKDIVTEAGSAQLVYLHDIRFHAEQIKERPIVHMELRMDARLWGSLFPNIKLGNNQSFLYLQDTIRPKMQVLLQQLRNCSYSGSAKRLYMEGKTLELLALFIYEMEMGQVKGRSRLKKDDIDRIYLARDILIKMLGQPPSLLALSKLIHLNDYKLKIGFKEVFGMTVFEFVRQQRMEKARMLLENNKISVSEASSLVGYHNFSHFASLFRKTYGVNPSEYGKNALK, from the coding sequence ATGATTGTTCAAGCAGAAAATACAGAGCTTACAGATTTCAATGCAAATGTTCTACATCAAATCCTAGGTCATTCCTCTGTAGAGCCCTATGAGCATTGCGGCAGGATACCGTCCCATCTTGGCGAAGGTCATTTCAGTTGCATGCAGCTTCGGGACGGCATGGAATTGCAGATGAGCGATATGATTTTATATGAGAACGTTTCGTTTGATGTAGGCATTCGCTATCCGCATCTTGAGCTTGCGTTTACGCTAGATGGGGGTGGGTATTTCTCTGTTGAGGGACAAAACAAGGATATTGTAACAGAAGCAGGTAGTGCCCAACTCGTTTATTTACATGATATAAGATTTCATGCCGAGCAAATCAAAGAAAGACCAATTGTTCACATGGAGCTGCGCATGGATGCGAGGCTTTGGGGCAGCCTGTTTCCAAATATAAAGCTTGGGAATAATCAGTCCTTCCTCTATCTTCAGGATACGATTCGTCCGAAAATGCAGGTTCTACTACAGCAACTGCGCAATTGTTCTTATAGCGGGTCAGCCAAGCGCCTTTATATGGAAGGAAAAACCTTAGAGCTTTTGGCATTATTTATCTATGAAATGGAAATGGGGCAGGTCAAAGGGCGCAGCAGGTTAAAAAAAGACGATATTGATCGAATTTATTTAGCTCGTGATATTTTGATAAAAATGCTAGGCCAGCCACCCAGCCTGCTTGCTCTATCGAAATTGATTCATCTGAATGATTACAAGCTCAAGATCGGCTTTAAAGAAGTGTTTGGTATGACTGTATTTGAATTTGTTAGACAACAACGGATGGAAAAAGCGAGAATGCTATTGGAGAATAATAAGATTAGTGTCAGCGAAGCTTCCTCGCTCGTGGGCTATCATAATTTTAGTCATTTTGCCTCTTTATTTCGCAAAACATATGGTGTTAACCCAAGTGAATATGGCAAGAATGCTTTAAAGTAA
- a CDS encoding ABC transporter ATP-binding protein, whose product MKQKTGVPRLLEIAGEKRGLLIVSALLSTVSAISMLVPYASVYFILKELLEYASNPVLANGDLMIRWGVIALLGLLVSLVTMYAGGMASHLAAFRILYGLRVRLASHIGKLPLGWLSGTSTGAVKKTLEQNVEKVETFIAHQLPDLVHVLVTTILMIIVMFYLNIWLAVACMIPILIGFGAQLFLMTGPKMKDSIKLYYDSLERMNGSAVQYVRGMPAIKVFGQTVHSFRKFHVDMILYRDYCVNVTNQVEKGFLIFKVTLGSFAAFFLPVGVFLLSSQPESIAFASTLLFFLVMAPGISSSMFKIMYLTSTLREISEGVERIDQIVAEKPIPEPENPQKPRRFDIQFDHVCFSYPSSEKFTNSSSDISTGDEILSQISFTAKQNQVTALVGPSGAGKSTVANLVPRFWDVGEGAIRIGGVDIREIAGKDLMNTVAFVFQETFLFYDTVFHNIAVGSPHASLELVMAAARAAQCHDFISKLPSGYDTLIGEGGVYLSGGEEQRIAVARAILKNAPVLVLDEATAFADPENEYEMQLALKELIKGKTVIVIAHRLSTIRDADQIIVLHEGRISEQGKHEELLASKGLYNRMWRTYIDAEQWQIGMDEEGSIGYEHVAQHHSG is encoded by the coding sequence ATGAAGCAAAAAACAGGAGTTCCTCGACTGCTTGAAATCGCGGGCGAAAAGCGTGGATTATTAATCGTCTCGGCTTTGCTCTCTACAGTGAGTGCAATCAGTATGCTGGTGCCGTATGCGTCGGTTTACTTTATTTTAAAGGAATTATTGGAGTATGCTTCCAATCCTGTCTTGGCCAATGGGGATTTAATGATTCGTTGGGGTGTTATCGCCTTGCTTGGCCTTCTCGTGAGTCTAGTAACAATGTATGCAGGGGGAATGGCTTCGCATCTTGCGGCATTTCGTATTTTGTACGGTTTGCGTGTTCGTCTCGCTTCCCATATTGGAAAATTACCACTGGGCTGGTTGAGCGGAACCTCTACAGGTGCTGTCAAAAAAACGCTGGAGCAAAATGTAGAAAAGGTAGAGACATTTATCGCTCATCAGCTACCTGACTTAGTCCACGTGCTGGTTACCACGATTCTGATGATTATTGTCATGTTTTACCTCAATATTTGGCTTGCGGTTGCTTGCATGATACCTATTTTAATTGGATTTGGTGCTCAGTTATTTCTCATGACTGGCCCAAAAATGAAAGATAGTATCAAGCTTTATTATGACTCACTGGAGAGGATGAATGGCTCCGCCGTCCAATATGTGAGAGGGATGCCAGCTATCAAGGTTTTTGGACAGACTGTGCATTCGTTCCGCAAGTTTCATGTCGATATGATTCTTTATCGTGATTATTGTGTGAATGTTACAAATCAGGTGGAAAAGGGATTCTTGATTTTCAAGGTGACACTGGGCTCTTTTGCGGCATTTTTTTTGCCTGTCGGAGTTTTCCTGCTGAGTAGTCAGCCAGAAAGCATCGCATTTGCTTCCACACTGTTGTTTTTTTTAGTGATGGCCCCTGGGATTTCTTCTTCTATGTTTAAAATAATGTATTTGACGTCAACCTTGCGGGAAATAAGTGAGGGGGTAGAGCGAATTGATCAGATAGTAGCAGAAAAGCCAATCCCAGAGCCTGAAAATCCGCAGAAGCCGCGTAGGTTTGATATTCAATTTGATCATGTTTGCTTTTCGTATCCATCCAGTGAAAAATTTACTAACAGCTCTTCTGACATCTCTACTGGTGACGAAATACTCTCACAGATTTCCTTTACAGCAAAGCAGAATCAAGTGACGGCTTTAGTGGGACCCTCGGGTGCTGGTAAGTCAACGGTTGCCAATCTGGTACCGCGCTTTTGGGATGTAGGGGAGGGAGCGATCAGAATTGGGGGAGTGGATATTAGAGAAATTGCAGGTAAGGATCTGATGAATACGGTGGCGTTTGTCTTTCAGGAGACCTTTTTGTTCTACGATACCGTATTTCATAATATTGCAGTCGGAAGTCCTCATGCCTCTTTAGAGCTGGTGATGGCGGCAGCCCGGGCGGCGCAGTGTCATGATTTTATCAGCAAGCTTCCCAGTGGTTACGATACCTTGATCGGAGAAGGTGGCGTGTATTTATCTGGAGGAGAAGAACAACGTATTGCTGTGGCTAGAGCGATCCTAAAAAACGCTCCTGTGCTTGTGCTAGATGAGGCAACGGCTTTTGCTGATCCGGAGAATGAATACGAAATGCAGCTTGCTCTTAAAGAACTGATTAAGGGAAAAACGGTTATTGTTATCGCCCATCGACTGTCCACCATCCGAGATGCTGATCAAATCATCGTGCTTCATGAGGGGCGTATTTCAGAACAGGGAAAACATGAGGAATTATTGGCTTCTAAAGGGTTGTACAATCGAATGTGGCGCACGTATATAGACGCAGAGCAATGGCAGATCGGAATGGATGAGGAGGGAAGCATAGGTTATGAGCATGTTGCACAACATCACAGTGGGTAA